A window of Macrococcus sp. 19Msa1099 genomic DNA:
TGGGATTGAGATAACAAATGTTGTGCCTTTGCCGACCTTGCTATCCACATTTATACTGCCATGATGACCTTCTATAATTGATTTGACGATAAATAATCCTAATCCGGTACCATGTTTACCTCTCGTCCTAGCCTGATCCACCTTGTAGAAACGTTCAAATATATTATCGATATGTTTCGGCGCAATACCCACACCTGTATCAGAAATACTGATGATGAGGTTCTCATCGTCTTCATCAGTATGAATACTAATTACATCTCCTGCAACAGTATAGCGTAGTGCGTTATCAATGATATTGGTAATCACCTGAATCATCTTATCATAGTCTAACCAAGCTTTAGAATGATGCCTATAATGAGTTTGAATGTCTGTCTCATGTTTCTCGGCCACATGTTTGAAGTTCATTATCGTTCTTTCTATCAGCTCCTCTATGTCAGTAGCTTCTAAATTCAGAACTTGTTCACCGGCATCAATTCTAGCTACATTCAGCAGTTCATTCACAAGACGATTCAGACGCTTTGATTCGTCAAGAATAATATTTAGAAATTCATCCACATCAGACTTTTCGCTGACAATACCATCTAGAATGGCCTCCGTATATCCTTGAAGCATTTGAATCGGTGTTCTCAGTTCATGAGATACATTTGCAATAAACATCTGTTTCATTTGATCAATCTTCTTCTCTTCAGTCATATCCCTAATGATAGCTACAGCCCCATTACCTTGTTTTATTTCTGGGTTGTCGACTGGAGAAACAATGAGCACATAGTGCTTATCTTTGGTTGTAATTTCATTATATACCGTATCTTCCGACTGCATCACTTTATTCACAGTATCACTCAAGGCTTCAATCTGCTGTTGGTTGATGTCATCCAGAAATTTCTCTGCCATTGGATTTTGAAGCTGCTTCTCTAGATGCATATTGAAACTCAGCACGCCATCCTCCATTGCATTGATTAATCTGTCCCTCAAATTTCTTTCAGAAGATATCCTGTTCATGTTCAAAGTAATATCTTCTTCCATCTTATTAAATGCAAGAGCAAGTTCTCCAATTTCGTCACGTGATTGAACCTTGATTTTCTCATTTCGCTCACCCCGTGCAAGTTTAAACGCCGCTTGCTTCAGATGAATTAATGGTTTAGTTATACGTGTAGACAAGAAAAATGCAAATATTGTCGTCAAAATTAGCAGCACGAGTGCAACTAAAAATATGATGATTGCGATGTAGTTGAAAGCATCGGATATCGTATTGGTATCTTGATAAATAAATATTGCGCTTCCATTATATTCAAATGCCTGAGAAGGGTATCCTACGAGCAGATATTCATGTTTGCTGCCCTGATAATTGACTTCGATTGACTGAACAACAGTTTCATCTTTTTTATACACAGCATCAAATGCTTTGTTCGTCTGAATTTCTTTTAACATCAATGCTTTTAACGGATCCTCAATGTTCTTATGTTGATCTTGTTTATTCGTAATCAATATCAGTCCAGCAGGGTTTTCGATCAGTTCTTTCACATAGTTCATTGCATCACTTTTGTCATGCCGACTCATAAGGACGAGTTCAACTTTTTCTGCCTGTTGCTTTAATGCATGTGCAGATTCACTCATCAAATAAGCATTAAAAAAGCTCATCAGTGCAACCGATAATATAATTAAAACTGTGGTTACTATAAACAATATAGTTAACCACAGTTTAATAACGACACTATTGATATATTTCATCAGTCTCTGACCTCAAATTTATATCCTACACCCCATACTGTATGAATCATATCTGCAGCATGTGGCGATACTTTGTTCAATTTTTCTCTTAATCGCTTCACATGTGTATCAACTGTTCGTAAATCACCATAAAACTCATAATGCCATACATCTTTAAGCAGTTGCTCACGATCAAATACTTTATCTGGACTCTTAGCCAGAAAAAGTAATAGTTCATATTCCTTTGGAGTTAAATTAACCTCCTTATTATCTGCAAGCACTCTATGTGCATCATTATCTATCACTAGTGAATCAAAAACGATCAGATCTTTCGCATGCGCTTCCTGTTGTATGAACATTGTTGATTGCGAACGTCTTAAAATTGCCTTTACGCGTAGTACAACCTCTCGTGGAGAGAACGGTTTGACGATATAATCGTCTGCCCCAATTTCAAAGCCTTCTACGCGATTATGTTCTTCTCCTTTTGCAGTCAGCATAATAACAGGCGTAGATTTCTCTTCACGTAATCGTTTGCATACTTGGATACCATCCATACCAGGCAGCATGATATCTAGTAAAATACAATGAAAATCTTCACTCAGCGCAAGCTCGAGCGCGCGCTCTCCATCTTCCGCTTCTACAGTTTCATAGCCTTCTCTTTCTAGATACATCTTAGCAAGCTTTCTAATTCTATCTTCATCATCAACTATTAAAATCTTTTCTTTCATATTATGCTCACCCTTTCATTATGCATAGGAATGGAGACCTGCAATGATTAGATTCACCGCAATCACATTAAATAAGATGATACCGAGACCAATAACGGCAAGCCATGCTGATTTTTTACCTTCCCAGCCCTTTCCTAATCTTAAATGTAGGAAAATCGCATAGAACAAGAATGTAATTAACGCCCAGACTTCTTTAGGATCCCAGCCCCAGAATCTACTCCATGCAATCTGCGCCCAAATACTCGCAAATAATAATCCTCCAAGAGCAAATAACGGAAATCCGATGATGACAGAACGATAACAAATTTCGTCCATTAATCTCAACGAAACTTTATTAGTCAAAGGTTTGATGACCGAAAAAATAGTTCTGCGTGCGATGAGTCTGATTATCCCATAAAGGATAGAACCGATGATGATTGACCACACGACCGTATTTAATTTCTGTGCATTGATTACAGGTGGTAATTCGATTCCTGTGTCAAAGCGTTTAACTTCTTTATAGCTTTCTTTCGTCCCATCAACTTTAACAACTGGTGTACTATCCTTGAATGTAACTAATCCTGGTAAATGGTATTCAGCAACTGCATTCATGCCATTTTTATCTTGATAGAAATATTCTTCCTTATAATCAACAATACCTTTCATTACAATCGTTGTTAATATAAATGCTAAAACTAATACGATAAAATACATGACTACCTCAAGCCAGAATGCGTCTTTAGATTTCTCTTTCGCATCAACATATCTCAGAAGATAGATCAATCCCGCCACTGAGCTTACAGAAAGAATGCCATAGCTGATAGTTACAGTTATAACGTGTATCGCAAGCCAGTTACTCTGTAACGCTGGAATTAACGGTGATACTTCTCTTGAAAACATACTTGCATAGACGATAACAAGCATCGCAATCGGTAAAGAGAAGAGTGCAAGTATCGGTGTATGATAGATATAATTGATAACTAGAAATCCGCCTACCATCATAATCCCGAACATCGTTAAGAATTCATACATATTACTTACTGGTGCGTGGCCTGAAGCAATCCATCTTGTGATAAAATAAACAAGCTGCAATGCAAAACCAATCGTTGTTAATAAGACACCCATATTTTCGTAGCGTTTCGATTTTGCTTTAATACTTGCTGAAAAAGGTAAAATCGCTATTAAATATAGAATAAATGCTGCGTATAAAGAAGTACTACTAAAATTTAATAAAGTTTCATTATTCATTCTTATCCTCCACCTCATACTTATCATTTACTTCTTGTAAATGATGTTTATGTAACATCGTATCTATCTCGCGTTTAAATCCATAATAGTTTCTATTCGTATGAGCTGCGAGCGTCCCTTCATTCGTATTAATCCAGATTCTACGATGATTAATATAAGACCCTATTGCAAGTCCAAATAGGAAAATTGTAAATCCTACAAATAATATAGGAAGTGTCAGATCCTTCTTGACCGTTAAATACGTTATTGTTTTATTCGTCGCGCTGACAAATTTAACATCATACTGATTATCTTTCGATATATCTTGTGATGATCGGATTTTTAGCAGGCTGTATTCTGATTTTTTCCCATCATTCACTTCAAAGACAAATGCTGGATTGTTCGGTAAAGGAGATTTTGTTGCTAGTGCTCCATTCTCCGTAATTTTATCAAAATCAGGTGCATAGTTACGTAGGTGCACATTCAACGTATCACTGATTTTATAATCATCTTTCGGATTATCGAGCTTGACCTCAAAGTTTTTTCCGATTTGCTTACCTTGTTTATCTTGTACTTTAAAGAGCATCGTTTCTAACTGCGACTGATCAAAACTATTCTGATAGAGTGCAAACTGGTCAAACTTTACTGGATGGTTCACGCGAATACTATCATCTTTTAGTTTTACAAGTTCTGGTTTACTACCAATAACTGATGAATCAGATTTATTCTCAAATAGCGTAATTTTTGATTCATAGTTTTTAGCAATTTTATTCATTGTCGCATCAGCTGATTTACTGTTTGTATTCGACATTGATTCTTTATCATACTGTTCAAAGATAAATTGATTATTTTTTATGTAATACTGATTTTCAGTACCCGGAATGACTTTCGTCTCTCCTTCTCCAATACCTACGAATTCATCTACATAAAACATCGGTACAAAACGCAGCATTGCTCCAGCAAGCAGAATTATTAGTCCAGTATGATTGATATATGGCCCATATCTACTGATTCTTCCTTTTTCTGCAAGAATGAAACCTGCTTCCTCACGCACTTTATATTTATTGTCCTTCAATGTCTCAATGAGTGACATATCTAATCTATCATCGTGCAAAGTGAGTCTTTGACGTTTAAAAAATGACGGATGTTTTTTTACTGTCTGTCTCGTCAGCGATTTATGAAGCGGTATGCCTCGATCGATACTTGCTGCGATAATTGAGAATGCAACAAGCGCAAGTAAAATTAAGAACCACCAGGAGGTATAAAGATTATCAAAGCCTAATCTATAATAAATCAGTCCAAGTGTTCCATATTTGTCCTGATAGAATGTTGATGGATCTTCTCCGACCGGAATAAAATACTGCTGTGGAAACATCGTCCCAATTGCAGAAGCAATTACCGTCAATACAAGTAGTATAACTCCCGTCTTTACAGAAGCGAAAAAGTTCCACACTTTATCTGCCAATGATTTATGTTTCGTCTTACTACGGATGGCCTGTCCATCATAGCGCATTATATCAGCGATTTTCTTCTTATCATAATTATCGTTGATTAAGCGACCACAATTTTGACAAAGCTGTGTACCTGGCGGATTAATATGTCCACATGTACATTGAATTGATTGGTCTTTCATTTAATACTGCACCCCTTTATGGTTGTACCATATCCATATATTTTTTTATGTCTGCACGTGACATCTGCCCTTTATGGTGTGCCTTTATAATACCATTTTTATCTATAACATATGTATTCGGTAAATCATTTGCATTATAGGCTTTCATCACATCTCCTGAACCGTCAAGCGCAACCATTAACTCTACTTCTTCAGGCAGTTCGCTGAAGAACTGCTTTATTTGCTGTGGTGAATCTTTCACATGTACTGTAAGCACTTCAACACCTTTAGAGTGATAGATTTTGTTCATGCGGTTTAAGTCAGGCATCTCTTCTTTACATGGGTTACACCATGTTCCCCAGAAGTTTAGAATAACACCTTTACCTTTATAATCACTTAATGCTACTTTTTCACCTTCTAAATTTTCAAGTTCAAATAACGGTGCTTTATCTCCGACTTTCACAACCTTCTCACCATCTTTAACAACACTCACATATAATATAAAACCAATAGCAATTAATATCAGCAGCATTATTATATACTGAATCCACTTTTTCTGTGACTTTTGCATATAAACCCATTCTCCTTTTTGCAATATAATTTTTATTATAACATGCAAAAACACATAGTCTGTGGCAACTATGTGAATTTTGGACTATGATTTATTTAATGCCATATTTCTTAAGGTCTTAACTTCATGGGGACTTAATTCTCTTGCATCTCCTGCATTTAACCCTTTTAGTGTTAGCGGTCCATACTCAATACGTGATAGTTTAACGACTTCATGACCAAAATGAGCAAACATTCTACGGACTTGACGATTTCTACCTTCATAAATAGTAATTTCAACTAATGTCGTGTTTTTCTCTTTATCTTGAGACTTAACTTTCACAAGTGCAGGAGCAGTTTTACCATCTTCAAGCATAATACCTTTTTCAAGTTGCTTTACTTGTTCACGTAACAAGAATCCCTTTAGTTTAGCAACGTATTTTTTCTTCATCTTATATTTAGGGTGCGTCATTTGGTTTGCAAAGTCTCCATCGTTCGTTAATAAGAGCAAGCCCGACGTATCATAATCCAGACGTCCAACCGGAAAGATCCTTAAATTGAGACCTGGAAAATAGTCTGTAACGACCTTTCTTCCTTTTTCATCAGAAACACTTGTAATGACACCTGTAGGTTTATGGAAAAGAATATAAATTTTCTCTGGGTTCTCTAGCGGGATACCTTCTACTTCGATAATATCACTTGGCTTTACTTTTGTGCCGAGCTCAGTCACAGTTTGTCCGTTTACTGTTACTTTGCCTTCAGTAATTAACACTTCAGCTTTCCTTCTTGATGTAACACCACTCTTTGCGATTACTTTTTGCAATCTTTCTAACTGTTCATTCATAATTCATCCTCCGTCTCTAAATTTTTAAAGAATCGTTCAATTTCATCTGATTCTGTATTACCCTCTTCATCCATCGGGAGCTCATCCAGGCTTTTTAAGCCGAATGCTCTTAAAAACTCCTGTGTTGTCACCAGTAATTTAGCTCGAGCCTCTTTTTGTTCATTTGCTTTAATAAGCCCTTTTTCAATGAGTGTCTTTATCGGTCCATCAGAATTTACACCACGTGCAATTTCTATATCTTGTCTCGTCAGAGGCTGATTATATGCGATAATCGCTAAAGTTTCCATTGAAGCTTGCGTCAGTTTCTTCTCTTTCGTATGTGTAACAAGGTGTTGTAGATACGGTGTTAAACTGTCATTAGCCATAAGAAAGTAACTGTCTCCTAACTTTCTTATCTCTAATACACTATGGTGAAATCTCCTGGTCATATCACTTATTTGTACTGGTGTTAGCTGTACAACTTCGCATAAAGTCGATTCATCAACGCCCTCATCTCCGGCTGCATATAATAACCCAGTTATAATTTCTAGTTTATCAACCATTATAACATCTGCCCCTTTCTATATAAATATCACCAAATGTATGCTCTTGACGTATTTTTACCGTCTCCATCTTCATTAGTTCTAATAAAGCCATAAAAAGGGTGACAATCTGCGTCTTAGTTTCCGAAAATGTTACAAAATCAGCAAACGTAATCTTTTGTTTGTGCTGCAACTTTTCAACAATATTCTTAGTTGCATCTTCAATTGAGTATGTATCCCTTGTCATTGATATTGTAGGTTTTACTACATGCTGTCTTTGCTTTGCCTTATGATATGCCGTTATAAGATCCATCAAATCAAGTTCTAACGAGGTATCAATCTTCTCGAATCGAGAAAGGTCATTCCCACGTTTAACAAAATATCGCTCTTCTTCCTTCTTTTTTTCATTGAGTATTTCTGCTAACATTCTATAGTTCTGATACTCAATAAGCTGGTTCATCAGACCCTCTCTCGGGTCCTCAGTTTCTTCAACCGTTTCTGTACTTTCTGGCAGAAGCATCCTACTTTTGATGCGCAACAACTCACTCGCCATTACAAGATAATCGCCATGCACATTGATATCTAAATCAGTGACTTCTTTGATATAATTGATATATTGTTCAGTCAGAATTTTCATCGATATATCATAGATATCGATTTCATACTGCTTTATAAGATGGAGCAGTAGATCGAGTGGTCCCTGAAAGGACGCGAGTTTTACTTCATACATTATTTCACCTATATTCTGGAGTGGTTAAATTGAAAACTATTATTGCTGAGTACGTCTATTATTTTGAATATCTGAGAGATTATTTCGAATGTCATGAACTGCTGGAAGACTTCTGGAAAAATAAACCTGAATTTACCAAGCAAGACTTTGAAGTTGGCCTAATACTACTTGCAACTGGTCAGTATCATATGCGCCGTGGCAATAT
This region includes:
- a CDS encoding ATP-binding protein, translated to MKYINSVVIKLWLTILFIVTTVLIILSVALMSFFNAYLMSESAHALKQQAEKVELVLMSRHDKSDAMNYVKELIENPAGLILITNKQDQHKNIEDPLKALMLKEIQTNKAFDAVYKKDETVVQSIEVNYQGSKHEYLLVGYPSQAFEYNGSAIFIYQDTNTISDAFNYIAIIIFLVALVLLILTTIFAFFLSTRITKPLIHLKQAAFKLARGERNEKIKVQSRDEIGELALAFNKMEEDITLNMNRISSERNLRDRLINAMEDGVLSFNMHLEKQLQNPMAEKFLDDINQQQIEALSDTVNKVMQSEDTVYNEITTKDKHYVLIVSPVDNPEIKQGNGAVAIIRDMTEEKKIDQMKQMFIANVSHELRTPIQMLQGYTEAILDGIVSEKSDVDEFLNIILDESKRLNRLVNELLNVARIDAGEQVLNLEATDIEELIERTIMNFKHVAEKHETDIQTHYRHHSKAWLDYDKMIQVITNIIDNALRYTVAGDVISIHTDEDDENLIISISDTGVGIAPKHIDNIFERFYKVDQARTRGKHGTGLGLFIVKSIIEGHHGSINVDSKVGKGTTFVISIPKVDDTKNNK
- the scpB gene encoding SMC-Scp complex subunit ScpB; this encodes MVDKLEIITGLLYAAGDEGVDESTLCEVVQLTPVQISDMTRRFHHSVLEIRKLGDSYFLMANDSLTPYLQHLVTHTKEKKLTQASMETLAIIAYNQPLTRQDIEIARGVNSDGPIKTLIEKGLIKANEQKEARAKLLVTTQEFLRAFGLKSLDELPMDEEGNTESDEIERFFKNLETEDEL
- a CDS encoding segregation/condensation protein A; protein product: MYEVKLASFQGPLDLLLHLIKQYEIDIYDISMKILTEQYINYIKEVTDLDINVHGDYLVMASELLRIKSRMLLPESTETVEETEDPREGLMNQLIEYQNYRMLAEILNEKKKEEERYFVKRGNDLSRFEKIDTSLELDLMDLITAYHKAKQRQHVVKPTISMTRDTYSIEDATKNIVEKLQHKQKITFADFVTFSETKTQIVTLFMALLELMKMETVKIRQEHTFGDIYIERGRCYNG
- a CDS encoding pseudouridine synthase — encoded protein: MNEQLERLQKVIAKSGVTSRRKAEVLITEGKVTVNGQTVTELGTKVKPSDIIEVEGIPLENPEKIYILFHKPTGVITSVSDEKGRKVVTDYFPGLNLRIFPVGRLDYDTSGLLLLTNDGDFANQMTHPKYKMKKKYVAKLKGFLLREQVKQLEKGIMLEDGKTAPALVKVKSQDKEKNTTLVEITIYEGRNRQVRRMFAHFGHEVVKLSRIEYGPLTLKGLNAGDARELSPHEVKTLRNMALNKS
- the ccsB gene encoding c-type cytochrome biogenesis protein CcsB: MNNETLLNFSSTSLYAAFILYLIAILPFSASIKAKSKRYENMGVLLTTIGFALQLVYFITRWIASGHAPVSNMYEFLTMFGIMMVGGFLVINYIYHTPILALFSLPIAMLVIVYASMFSREVSPLIPALQSNWLAIHVITVTISYGILSVSSVAGLIYLLRYVDAKEKSKDAFWLEVVMYFIVLVLAFILTTIVMKGIVDYKEEYFYQDKNGMNAVAEYHLPGLVTFKDSTPVVKVDGTKESYKEVKRFDTGIELPPVINAQKLNTVVWSIIIGSILYGIIRLIARRTIFSVIKPLTNKVSLRLMDEICYRSVIIGFPLFALGGLLFASIWAQIAWSRFWGWDPKEVWALITFLFYAIFLHLRLGKGWEGKKSAWLAVIGLGIILFNVIAVNLIIAGLHSYA
- a CDS encoding cytochrome c biogenesis protein ResB, yielding MKDQSIQCTCGHINPPGTQLCQNCGRLINDNYDKKKIADIMRYDGQAIRSKTKHKSLADKVWNFFASVKTGVILLVLTVIASAIGTMFPQQYFIPVGEDPSTFYQDKYGTLGLIYYRLGFDNLYTSWWFLILLALVAFSIIAASIDRGIPLHKSLTRQTVKKHPSFFKRQRLTLHDDRLDMSLIETLKDNKYKVREEAGFILAEKGRISRYGPYINHTGLIILLAGAMLRFVPMFYVDEFVGIGEGETKVIPGTENQYYIKNNQFIFEQYDKESMSNTNSKSADATMNKIAKNYESKITLFENKSDSSVIGSKPELVKLKDDSIRVNHPVKFDQFALYQNSFDQSQLETMLFKVQDKQGKQIGKNFEVKLDNPKDDYKISDTLNVHLRNYAPDFDKITENGALATKSPLPNNPAFVFEVNDGKKSEYSLLKIRSSQDISKDNQYDVKFVSATNKTITYLTVKKDLTLPILFVGFTIFLFGLAIGSYINHRRIWINTNEGTLAAHTNRNYYGFKREIDTMLHKHHLQEVNDKYEVEDKNE
- the resA gene encoding thiol-disulfide oxidoreductase ResA; this translates as MQKSQKKWIQYIIMLLILIAIGFILYVSVVKDGEKVVKVGDKAPLFELENLEGEKVALSDYKGKGVILNFWGTWCNPCKEEMPDLNRMNKIYHSKGVEVLTVHVKDSPQQIKQFFSELPEEVELMVALDGSGDVMKAYNANDLPNTYVIDKNGIIKAHHKGQMSRADIKKYMDMVQP
- a CDS encoding response regulator transcription factor, with translation MKEKILIVDDEDRIRKLAKMYLEREGYETVEAEDGERALELALSEDFHCILLDIMLPGMDGIQVCKRLREEKSTPVIMLTAKGEEHNRVEGFEIGADDYIVKPFSPREVVLRVKAILRRSQSTMFIQQEAHAKDLIVFDSLVIDNDAHRVLADNKEVNLTPKEYELLLFLAKSPDKVFDREQLLKDVWHYEFYGDLRTVDTHVKRLREKLNKVSPHAADMIHTVWGVGYKFEVRD